Genomic window (Drosophila sulfurigaster albostrigata strain 15112-1811.04 chromosome 2R, ASM2355843v2, whole genome shotgun sequence):
TTCGTCTTTGCTAATACCGTAATGTTGATTGTTACCATGGCATGGCCAAACATTAAGGAACAGTTTTATATGCTTAATCAATGGTGGGAAAGTTTTCGagaacggcagcaacagcaatagctcTATAGACGTATTGAAGTTTTAAGACACAATGGTGGGTCCATTTATGCAAGGCATATTGCTCATTGGCATTATCTATTGGTAAGCGATAGACATAAATTTTACTAAGAATATATTGAAATGGTGCTTCAACTTAAATAAAGGTATTCCAAGAGCATGATGTCAATGATCAACGATTATTATCGCAGTGAGTTTCAACGAAAAATCCAAAGTGCAAGTAACTCGAAGCCAGCGGAAGAGACGCCTCTAAGCGTAGACAACTTTATGGATTATGTGCGTGAACTGGATAACACGCCGGAAGCGGATGAGCAGACAGTTTGCAGCGATTCAAAACGTCCAGTGGAACCACAATTAGGTTATTCCTACAATCTGATAAGATTCTTGAAGATTACAGGATCATTTTCTGCTTTTGACATTTGCATTCCGCAGCGAACAGCTGCCGACAGCTGTATAAGCTAGTCCCTAACTATATTCCTActataaaatagaatattatacatatggaataaatttaaataactttcgtaaaataaatacatccATTTGTGCTCCAAATGTGTGgcgcatttatttaaattgtagcagaatatatatttcaatttttca
Coding sequences:
- the LOC133835859 gene encoding uncharacterized protein LOC133835859 produces the protein MVGPFMQGILLIGIIYWYSKSMMSMINDYYRSEFQRKIQSASNSKPAEETPLSVDNFMDYVRELDNTPEADEQTVCSDSKRPVEPQLGYSYNLIRFLKITGSFSAFDICIPQRTAADSCIS